One part of the Helicoverpa armigera isolate CAAS_96S chromosome 3, ASM3070526v1, whole genome shotgun sequence genome encodes these proteins:
- the LOC110380310 gene encoding protein lethal(2)essential for life — translation MQKYIILIAFLATAACHEPRKHRVDDPFSALDKHITHTLAYHYLWPWSQLIRAAAALDIEEALEEPQIVSDAEQLRVNLNVRRFKPDELRIKVKNRYIIVEGKHKETGDAQKFMANHFVQRFVLPPGSKQEEVTAVLKENGVLTVSVPKHELPPPPPEREVPIEVRLPEKVEEKPVEQDKTEKPVAEDKTETTTEKKEVPVQTSSATPLEQLDLVEATTHVGKIRKKELKPTPKTSKDNEVSKGLDGNGLDYALVEQEE, via the coding sequence ATGCAGAAATACATTATACTCATTGCATTCCTCGCCACCGCGGCCTGCCATGAGCCTAGGAAGCACAGAGTCGACGATCCCTTCTCGGCCCTGGACAAACACATCACCCACACACTCGCGTACCACTACCTGTGGCCTTGGAGTCAGCTCATCAGGGCAGCCGCAGCTTTGGACATCGAGGAGGCTCTAGAGGAACCCCAAATTGTGTCAGACGCTGAACAATTGCGAGTGAACCTCAACGTCAGGAGATTCAAACCCGACGAGTTAAGGATCAAAGTGAAGAACCGTTACATCATTGTTGAAGGAAAGCACAAGGAGACGGGAGACGCTCAGAAGTTTATGGCGAACCACTTCGTCCAGCGATTTGTGCTCCCACCCGGCAGCAAGCAGGAGGAAGTGACCGCTGTTCTCAAGGAAAATGGTGTTCTTACTGTGAGTGTGCCCAAACACGAGCTTCCTCCCCCACCACCTGAGAGGGAAGTGCCCATTGAAGTCAGACTGCCAGAAAAGGTTGAAGAAAAACCTGTCGAACAGGATAAGACAGAGAAACCTGTCGCAGAGGACAAAACTGAGACAACGACAGAGAAAAAGGAGGTTCCAGTACAAACATCTTCGGCTACACCACTGGAGCAGTTAGACCTAGTTGAGGCAACAACCCACGTTGGCAAGATCAGGAAGAAGGAGCTCAAACCTACTCCTAAAACGTCAAAGGACAACGAAGTATCAAAAGGACTGGACGGCAACGGATTAGATTACGCACTAGTTGAACAAGAAGA